The following are encoded in a window of Anopheles stephensi strain Indian chromosome X, UCI_ANSTEP_V1.0, whole genome shotgun sequence genomic DNA:
- the LOC118510515 gene encoding uncharacterized protein LOC118510515 isoform X2, giving the protein MSGLGSDLLDKHLVDESSLYMLDDLQLAAELGKTLLERNKELEATLKHHQNIIDDNVLEIEYLTKQNAALREVNDSRMKIYEQLEVSIQDLERDKYKLALEYQAEKKHVKQLCTNIESLETKVEELTRSLEDARRQVEADRRTKITERLVSQQQHQQQQQQPPSGLPIIKLNSQTSHPSKDAIPVVSPPEGESTSRQIDEPCQQVKATSSATVSNSGATTLPSQEVEDNLDAGDGGTGTEEHTLSEDNEEVMHIMQELQRTQKCLLSEQGKVGELEEQLAAIVQENTALHTKLLNRSSDLKSVHDGPSMLEELRQGGKVCTRCLRDLSEQPDNDSIITGTEDDDASLMEMIHNVDFPKVYRSSVTLQINPTEPDSLDLSASECAGPTNPYRELVEKYEALLEVHRQPIVRKATTTAAGTSTAAAMGSGNNTPVDSCQPQQLLGDSVDGEQGPRYMMQFNPAIVSGENPHPQERHPSEQSIRTAVAVAATECSETETASSGYSDEVSNKATQTDESPRNFLCTIADGKDWRFSIYEDESAIDSRFRFSPAHRELFREIFSVLRKAAENRDEGDQLPLLDDTKPVGAIVAGRDTTNPVPPVTPATEEPPGAFGIEEEDEDDDETVSFISSSAVSEQSFAMSECITKSERRRIARQAKAACRYGEEEPKPLESNLGTEPNQRQQLQTQQQHQQQQQKPADGYAPTYQLDYIAVTVSKRKSRRRSHRRDGNQPTTPQTPPRTGSARKNRPSFRPWNPERDGAIVAPGEWNGNSMTVYNRAINKPGQVAPGSYNAPTASPDGANATQPTPSSKVRRSNEKKRNASGLRNRFADLVDNALGDDAVEFRPSTASQHLHKLQKLDLSYAEVLRRADGSNPFPARRQYNKQQQQQ; this is encoded by the exons ATGAGCGGCCTAGGGAGCGACTTGCTCGATAAGCATCTCGTCGACGAAAGCTCCCTGTATATGTTGGACG ATTTGCAACTGGCAGCTGAGCTAGGGAAAACGCTACTGGAACGTAATAAAGAGCTCGAGGCAACGCTAAAACACCACCAAAACATTATTGACGATAATGTTCTGGAAATAGAG TACTTAACAAAACAGAATGCAGCCCTACGCGAGGTAAACGACTCGCGGATGAAGATCTACGAGCAGCTAGAAGTGAGCATCCAGGATCTAGAGCGGGATAAGTATAAGCTTGCGCTCGAGTATCAGGCCGAGAAGAAGCATGTCAAACA GCTGTGTACTAATATTGAGAGCTTAGAAACCAAAGTAGAAGAGCTAACCCGATCGCTCGAGGATGCTCGGCGGCAGGTGGAAGCGGATCGTAGGACCAAAATAACGGAACGATTGGTtagtcagcagcagcatcagcagcagcagcaacaaccaccaTCGGGTCTGCCAATTATTAAGCTCAACAGCCAAACCAGCCATCCATCGAAAGACGCCATACCTGTTGTTTCTCCACCAGAGGGCGAAAGCACCAGTCGACAGATAGACGAACCC TGTCAACAAGTCAAAGCAACGTCCTCTGCAACGGTGAGCAATAGTGGAGCAACCACTCTACCGTCCCAGGAGGTCGAGGATAATCTGGacgctggtgatggtggtactGGTACGGAGGAGCACACGCTGAGCGAAGATAATGAGGAGGTGATGCATATTATGCAGGAGCTGCAACGTACGCAAAAATGTCTACTGTCTGAGCAGGGCAAGGTGGGCGAATTGGAGGAGCAGCTGGCGGCGATTGTACAGGAAAATACGGCACTTCACACGAAGTTGTTGAACCGCTCGTCCGACCTCAAATCGGTACATGATGGCCCATCCATGTTGGAGGAGTTAAG ACAAGGCGGGAAGGTATGTACCCGATGTTTGCGGGACCTGAGCGAACAGCCAGACAACGATTCGATCATCACCGGGACCGAGGACGATGACGCCAGCCTGATGGAGATGATCCACAACGTGGACTTCCCGAAGGTGTACCGGTCATCTGTCACGTTGCAG ATAAATCCGACGGAACCGGATAGCTTGGACCTTTCCGCAAGTGAGTGTGCCGGTCCGACCAATCCCTACCGCGAGCTGGTAGAGAAGTATGAGGCACTGCTCGAGGTCCACCGTCAACCGATCGTACGCAAGGCAACGACAACAGCAGCCGGCACATCCACAGCAGCGGCAATGGGCTCCGGTAACAATACGCCcgttgacagctgtcaaccACAGCAGCTGCTCGGTGATTCGGTCGATGGTGAACAGGGTCCGCGCTACATGATGCAGTTCAATCCAGCCATCGTGAGCGGTGAGAATCCACACCCGCAGGAGCGCCATCCGAGCGAGCAGAGCATCCGGACGGCAGTGGCCGTAGCTGCCACCGAGTgttccgaaacggaaacggCCAGCTCGGGCTACTCGGACGAGGTCAGCAACAAGGCGACGCAGACGGACGAAAGTCCGCGCAACTTCCTGTGCACGATTGCGGACGGCAAGGACTGGCGGTTCAGTATCTACGAGGATGAGAGTGCAATCGATTCGCGGTTCCGGTTCAGCCCAGCGCATCGCGAGCTGTTCCGGGAGATATTCAGTGTGTTGCGGAAGGCGGCCGAAAATCGGGACGAGGGTGATCAGTTGCCGCTGCTGGACGATACGAAGCCGGTCGGTGCGATAGTGGCGGGCAGAGACACAACCAATCCGGTACCGCCGGTAACACCGGCGACCGAGGAACCACCGGGTGCGTTCGGTAtcgaggaggaggatgaggatgaCGATGAGACGGTCAGCTTCATCTCATCGTCGGCCGTCAGTGAACAATCGTTCGCCATGTCCGAATGCATCACTAAGTCAGAACGTCGCCGTATCGCGCGTCAAGCGAAGGCTGCCTGTCGGTACGGTGAGGAGGAACCGAAGCCACTGGAGTCTAACCTCGGCACGGAGCCGAACCAGCGGCAACAACTGCAGactcagcagcaacatcagcaacagcaacagaagcCTGCCGATGGATATGCACCAACGTACCAGCTAGACTACATCGCTGTCACGGTGAGCAAGCGCAAGTCACGCCGCCGAAGTCATCGGCGGGATGGTAATCAACCGACCACACCGCAAACACCACCACGTACCGGCAGCGCACGCAAGAACCGTCCCTCCTTCAGACCGTGGAACCCGGAACGGGACGGTGCCATCGTTGCACCGGGCGAATGGAACGGTAACTCGATGACCGTCTACAACCGGGCCATAAACAAACCGGGGCAGGTTGCACCGGGCAGTTACAATGCGCCCACCGCATCACCTGACGGTGCCAACGCGACCCAGCCGACACCATCCTCCAAGGTCCGACGGTCGAACGAGAAGAAACGGAACGCCTCAGGACTTCGCAATCGTTTCGCGGATCTAGTGGATAATGCGCTCGGTGATGATGCGGTTGAGTTCCGACCGTCGACAGCATCTCAGCATCTGCACAAACTACAGAAACTGGATCTCTCGTACGCGGAAGTTCTACGCCGGGCGGACGGTAGTAACCCATTCCCTGCTCGACGTCAGTAcaacaagcaacagcaacagcagtag
- the LOC118510515 gene encoding uncharacterized protein LOC118510515 isoform X3, giving the protein MKIYEQLEVSIQDLERDKYKLALEYQAEKKHVKQLCTNIESLETKVEELTRSLEDARRQVEADRRTKITERLVSQQQHQQQQQQPPSGLPIIKLNSQTSHPSKDAIPVVSPPEGESTSRQIDEPCQQVKATSSATVSNSGATTLPSQEVEDNLDAGDGGTGTEEHTLSEDNEEVMHIMQELQRTQKCLLSEQGKVGELEEQLAAIVQENTALHTKLLNRSSDLKSVHDGPSMLEELRQGGKVCTRCLRDLSEQPDNDSIITGTEDDDASLMEMIHNVDFPKVYRSSVTLQINPTEPDSLDLSASECAGPTNPYRELVEKYEALLEVHRQPIVRKATTTAAGTSTAAAMGSGNNTPVDSCQPQQLLGDSVDGEQGPRYMMQFNPAIVSGENPHPQERHPSEQSIRTAVAVAATECSETETASSGYSDEVSNKATQTDESPRNFLCTIADGKDWRFSIYEDESAIDSRFRFSPAHRELFREIFSVLRKAAENRDEGDQLPLLDDTKPVGAIVAGRDTTNPVPPVTPATEEPPGAFGIEEEDEDDDETVSFISSSAVSEQSFAMSECITKSERRRIARQAKAACRYGEEEPKPLESNLGTEPNQRQQLQTQQQHQQQQQKPADGYAPTYQLDYIAVTVSKRKSRRRSHRRDGNQPTTPQTPPRTGSARKNRPSFRPWNPERDGAIVAPGEWNGNSMTVYNRAINKPGQVAPGSYNAPTASPDGANATQPTPSSKVRRSNEKKRNASGLRNRFADLVDNALGDDAVEFRPSTASQHLHKLQKLDLSYAEVLRRADGSNPFPARRQYNKQQQQQ; this is encoded by the exons ATGAAGATCTACGAGCAGCTAGAAGTGAGCATCCAGGATCTAGAGCGGGATAAGTATAAGCTTGCGCTCGAGTATCAGGCCGAGAAGAAGCATGTCAAACA GCTGTGTACTAATATTGAGAGCTTAGAAACCAAAGTAGAAGAGCTAACCCGATCGCTCGAGGATGCTCGGCGGCAGGTGGAAGCGGATCGTAGGACCAAAATAACGGAACGATTGGTtagtcagcagcagcatcagcagcagcagcaacaaccaccaTCGGGTCTGCCAATTATTAAGCTCAACAGCCAAACCAGCCATCCATCGAAAGACGCCATACCTGTTGTTTCTCCACCAGAGGGCGAAAGCACCAGTCGACAGATAGACGAACCC TGTCAACAAGTCAAAGCAACGTCCTCTGCAACGGTGAGCAATAGTGGAGCAACCACTCTACCGTCCCAGGAGGTCGAGGATAATCTGGacgctggtgatggtggtactGGTACGGAGGAGCACACGCTGAGCGAAGATAATGAGGAGGTGATGCATATTATGCAGGAGCTGCAACGTACGCAAAAATGTCTACTGTCTGAGCAGGGCAAGGTGGGCGAATTGGAGGAGCAGCTGGCGGCGATTGTACAGGAAAATACGGCACTTCACACGAAGTTGTTGAACCGCTCGTCCGACCTCAAATCGGTACATGATGGCCCATCCATGTTGGAGGAGTTAAG ACAAGGCGGGAAGGTATGTACCCGATGTTTGCGGGACCTGAGCGAACAGCCAGACAACGATTCGATCATCACCGGGACCGAGGACGATGACGCCAGCCTGATGGAGATGATCCACAACGTGGACTTCCCGAAGGTGTACCGGTCATCTGTCACGTTGCAG ATAAATCCGACGGAACCGGATAGCTTGGACCTTTCCGCAAGTGAGTGTGCCGGTCCGACCAATCCCTACCGCGAGCTGGTAGAGAAGTATGAGGCACTGCTCGAGGTCCACCGTCAACCGATCGTACGCAAGGCAACGACAACAGCAGCCGGCACATCCACAGCAGCGGCAATGGGCTCCGGTAACAATACGCCcgttgacagctgtcaaccACAGCAGCTGCTCGGTGATTCGGTCGATGGTGAACAGGGTCCGCGCTACATGATGCAGTTCAATCCAGCCATCGTGAGCGGTGAGAATCCACACCCGCAGGAGCGCCATCCGAGCGAGCAGAGCATCCGGACGGCAGTGGCCGTAGCTGCCACCGAGTgttccgaaacggaaacggCCAGCTCGGGCTACTCGGACGAGGTCAGCAACAAGGCGACGCAGACGGACGAAAGTCCGCGCAACTTCCTGTGCACGATTGCGGACGGCAAGGACTGGCGGTTCAGTATCTACGAGGATGAGAGTGCAATCGATTCGCGGTTCCGGTTCAGCCCAGCGCATCGCGAGCTGTTCCGGGAGATATTCAGTGTGTTGCGGAAGGCGGCCGAAAATCGGGACGAGGGTGATCAGTTGCCGCTGCTGGACGATACGAAGCCGGTCGGTGCGATAGTGGCGGGCAGAGACACAACCAATCCGGTACCGCCGGTAACACCGGCGACCGAGGAACCACCGGGTGCGTTCGGTAtcgaggaggaggatgaggatgaCGATGAGACGGTCAGCTTCATCTCATCGTCGGCCGTCAGTGAACAATCGTTCGCCATGTCCGAATGCATCACTAAGTCAGAACGTCGCCGTATCGCGCGTCAAGCGAAGGCTGCCTGTCGGTACGGTGAGGAGGAACCGAAGCCACTGGAGTCTAACCTCGGCACGGAGCCGAACCAGCGGCAACAACTGCAGactcagcagcaacatcagcaacagcaacagaagcCTGCCGATGGATATGCACCAACGTACCAGCTAGACTACATCGCTGTCACGGTGAGCAAGCGCAAGTCACGCCGCCGAAGTCATCGGCGGGATGGTAATCAACCGACCACACCGCAAACACCACCACGTACCGGCAGCGCACGCAAGAACCGTCCCTCCTTCAGACCGTGGAACCCGGAACGGGACGGTGCCATCGTTGCACCGGGCGAATGGAACGGTAACTCGATGACCGTCTACAACCGGGCCATAAACAAACCGGGGCAGGTTGCACCGGGCAGTTACAATGCGCCCACCGCATCACCTGACGGTGCCAACGCGACCCAGCCGACACCATCCTCCAAGGTCCGACGGTCGAACGAGAAGAAACGGAACGCCTCAGGACTTCGCAATCGTTTCGCGGATCTAGTGGATAATGCGCTCGGTGATGATGCGGTTGAGTTCCGACCGTCGACAGCATCTCAGCATCTGCACAAACTACAGAAACTGGATCTCTCGTACGCGGAAGTTCTACGCCGGGCGGACGGTAGTAACCCATTCCCTGCTCGACGTCAGTAcaacaagcaacagcaacagcagtag
- the LOC118510515 gene encoding uncharacterized protein LOC118510515 isoform X1 translates to MSSNTDLSFEWSLLTKKDCRKWNTADLQLAAELGKTLLERNKELEATLKHHQNIIDDNVLEIEYLTKQNAALREVNDSRMKIYEQLEVSIQDLERDKYKLALEYQAEKKHVKQLCTNIESLETKVEELTRSLEDARRQVEADRRTKITERLVSQQQHQQQQQQPPSGLPIIKLNSQTSHPSKDAIPVVSPPEGESTSRQIDEPCQQVKATSSATVSNSGATTLPSQEVEDNLDAGDGGTGTEEHTLSEDNEEVMHIMQELQRTQKCLLSEQGKVGELEEQLAAIVQENTALHTKLLNRSSDLKSVHDGPSMLEELRQGGKVCTRCLRDLSEQPDNDSIITGTEDDDASLMEMIHNVDFPKVYRSSVTLQINPTEPDSLDLSASECAGPTNPYRELVEKYEALLEVHRQPIVRKATTTAAGTSTAAAMGSGNNTPVDSCQPQQLLGDSVDGEQGPRYMMQFNPAIVSGENPHPQERHPSEQSIRTAVAVAATECSETETASSGYSDEVSNKATQTDESPRNFLCTIADGKDWRFSIYEDESAIDSRFRFSPAHRELFREIFSVLRKAAENRDEGDQLPLLDDTKPVGAIVAGRDTTNPVPPVTPATEEPPGAFGIEEEDEDDDETVSFISSSAVSEQSFAMSECITKSERRRIARQAKAACRYGEEEPKPLESNLGTEPNQRQQLQTQQQHQQQQQKPADGYAPTYQLDYIAVTVSKRKSRRRSHRRDGNQPTTPQTPPRTGSARKNRPSFRPWNPERDGAIVAPGEWNGNSMTVYNRAINKPGQVAPGSYNAPTASPDGANATQPTPSSKVRRSNEKKRNASGLRNRFADLVDNALGDDAVEFRPSTASQHLHKLQKLDLSYAEVLRRADGSNPFPARRQYNKQQQQQ, encoded by the exons ATGTCATCGAACACTGACCTCAGCTTCGAATGGTCATTGCTCACCAAGAAGGATTGCCGCAAATGGAACACTGCCG ATTTGCAACTGGCAGCTGAGCTAGGGAAAACGCTACTGGAACGTAATAAAGAGCTCGAGGCAACGCTAAAACACCACCAAAACATTATTGACGATAATGTTCTGGAAATAGAG TACTTAACAAAACAGAATGCAGCCCTACGCGAGGTAAACGACTCGCGGATGAAGATCTACGAGCAGCTAGAAGTGAGCATCCAGGATCTAGAGCGGGATAAGTATAAGCTTGCGCTCGAGTATCAGGCCGAGAAGAAGCATGTCAAACA GCTGTGTACTAATATTGAGAGCTTAGAAACCAAAGTAGAAGAGCTAACCCGATCGCTCGAGGATGCTCGGCGGCAGGTGGAAGCGGATCGTAGGACCAAAATAACGGAACGATTGGTtagtcagcagcagcatcagcagcagcagcaacaaccaccaTCGGGTCTGCCAATTATTAAGCTCAACAGCCAAACCAGCCATCCATCGAAAGACGCCATACCTGTTGTTTCTCCACCAGAGGGCGAAAGCACCAGTCGACAGATAGACGAACCC TGTCAACAAGTCAAAGCAACGTCCTCTGCAACGGTGAGCAATAGTGGAGCAACCACTCTACCGTCCCAGGAGGTCGAGGATAATCTGGacgctggtgatggtggtactGGTACGGAGGAGCACACGCTGAGCGAAGATAATGAGGAGGTGATGCATATTATGCAGGAGCTGCAACGTACGCAAAAATGTCTACTGTCTGAGCAGGGCAAGGTGGGCGAATTGGAGGAGCAGCTGGCGGCGATTGTACAGGAAAATACGGCACTTCACACGAAGTTGTTGAACCGCTCGTCCGACCTCAAATCGGTACATGATGGCCCATCCATGTTGGAGGAGTTAAG ACAAGGCGGGAAGGTATGTACCCGATGTTTGCGGGACCTGAGCGAACAGCCAGACAACGATTCGATCATCACCGGGACCGAGGACGATGACGCCAGCCTGATGGAGATGATCCACAACGTGGACTTCCCGAAGGTGTACCGGTCATCTGTCACGTTGCAG ATAAATCCGACGGAACCGGATAGCTTGGACCTTTCCGCAAGTGAGTGTGCCGGTCCGACCAATCCCTACCGCGAGCTGGTAGAGAAGTATGAGGCACTGCTCGAGGTCCACCGTCAACCGATCGTACGCAAGGCAACGACAACAGCAGCCGGCACATCCACAGCAGCGGCAATGGGCTCCGGTAACAATACGCCcgttgacagctgtcaaccACAGCAGCTGCTCGGTGATTCGGTCGATGGTGAACAGGGTCCGCGCTACATGATGCAGTTCAATCCAGCCATCGTGAGCGGTGAGAATCCACACCCGCAGGAGCGCCATCCGAGCGAGCAGAGCATCCGGACGGCAGTGGCCGTAGCTGCCACCGAGTgttccgaaacggaaacggCCAGCTCGGGCTACTCGGACGAGGTCAGCAACAAGGCGACGCAGACGGACGAAAGTCCGCGCAACTTCCTGTGCACGATTGCGGACGGCAAGGACTGGCGGTTCAGTATCTACGAGGATGAGAGTGCAATCGATTCGCGGTTCCGGTTCAGCCCAGCGCATCGCGAGCTGTTCCGGGAGATATTCAGTGTGTTGCGGAAGGCGGCCGAAAATCGGGACGAGGGTGATCAGTTGCCGCTGCTGGACGATACGAAGCCGGTCGGTGCGATAGTGGCGGGCAGAGACACAACCAATCCGGTACCGCCGGTAACACCGGCGACCGAGGAACCACCGGGTGCGTTCGGTAtcgaggaggaggatgaggatgaCGATGAGACGGTCAGCTTCATCTCATCGTCGGCCGTCAGTGAACAATCGTTCGCCATGTCCGAATGCATCACTAAGTCAGAACGTCGCCGTATCGCGCGTCAAGCGAAGGCTGCCTGTCGGTACGGTGAGGAGGAACCGAAGCCACTGGAGTCTAACCTCGGCACGGAGCCGAACCAGCGGCAACAACTGCAGactcagcagcaacatcagcaacagcaacagaagcCTGCCGATGGATATGCACCAACGTACCAGCTAGACTACATCGCTGTCACGGTGAGCAAGCGCAAGTCACGCCGCCGAAGTCATCGGCGGGATGGTAATCAACCGACCACACCGCAAACACCACCACGTACCGGCAGCGCACGCAAGAACCGTCCCTCCTTCAGACCGTGGAACCCGGAACGGGACGGTGCCATCGTTGCACCGGGCGAATGGAACGGTAACTCGATGACCGTCTACAACCGGGCCATAAACAAACCGGGGCAGGTTGCACCGGGCAGTTACAATGCGCCCACCGCATCACCTGACGGTGCCAACGCGACCCAGCCGACACCATCCTCCAAGGTCCGACGGTCGAACGAGAAGAAACGGAACGCCTCAGGACTTCGCAATCGTTTCGCGGATCTAGTGGATAATGCGCTCGGTGATGATGCGGTTGAGTTCCGACCGTCGACAGCATCTCAGCATCTGCACAAACTACAGAAACTGGATCTCTCGTACGCGGAAGTTCTACGCCGGGCGGACGGTAGTAACCCATTCCCTGCTCGACGTCAGTAcaacaagcaacagcaacagcagtag